AGCGAATAGAACCCGGCCTCGGGTGTGGAGGCCGTCGTCTCGGCGAAATCCGCATCGCCGCGGGCCACCTTGCAGGGCACTGTTCCCGAAGATCGAGATCCACACCAGGATGAAGCTGAACGGGACCACCAGCACGCCGAAGATGAACTGCCGCAACGTGCGTCCGCGCGAGATGCGGGCGAGGAAGAGCCCCACGAACGGCGCCCAGGCCACCCACCAGGCCCAGAAGAACAGGGTCCAGCCATCGACGAAGGCGCGGGCGTCGTTGCCGGGCGGCGGGTTCACCTGGTCCCACGCGAAGGTGTCGAGCGTCCGGTCGGCGAAGGTGGAGACGTAATCGCCCGCGTTCTGGACGAGGCCGTTGAGCAGGAAGTCCGCGTCTTTGGCGACCGTGATGTATATGAGCAGGCAGATGGCCAGGATGACGTTGATCTCGGAGAGGCGTCGAATGCCCCTGTCGACACCAGAGGTCGCAGACGCGGTCGCGATCACCACAGCCAGGACGATCAGGCCGATCTGAGCCGCCTTGCCCTGTTCGATCCCGAAGATCTCGTTCAGCCCGAAGTTGAGCTGAACGACGCCGATCCCCAACGAGGTCGCGATCCCGAAGATGGTGCCGAGGACAGCCGCGACGTCTATCGCGTCGCCCCAGCGACCTTCGACACGCTTGCCGAAGATCGGGTACAGCGCTGCCCGGATCGTCAGCGGCAGATTGTGCCGGAAGGCGAAATACGCGAGCGCGCCGCCCATGAGCGCGTACATCGCCCACCCGGTGACCCCGTAGTGGAAGACCGTCCACGTGACCGCCTCGCGCGCAGCCTCGTTGGTCTCCGCGGGCCCGGTCGGCGGGTTGAGGAAATGGGTCACCGGTTCGGCGACCGAGAAGAACATCAGATCTATGCCGATCCCCGCGGCGAACAGCATCGCCGTCCAGGTGAACAGGCTGTACTCGGGGCGCGATTCCTCCGGTCCGAGCCGGTAGCGCCCGTACTTGCTGAGGCCGAGGAACACCACGAGACCGACGATGGCGGTGGCGAGGATGAAGTACCACCAGCCGAACCAGCGGGTGATGAAGTCGCGTACGTCGTTGATCGTCGACTCGGCCGCTGCCGGTGCCGCCAGCGCCCAGACGGCGAAGGCGACCACGATGACAGCCGAGGCTATGAAGACGGTCAGATTGACCCGGCGCGTGGGCAATCGCCGCTCGCCGGTCTTGGTCTCGGCATGGACCGACGTGGACGGTCGAGCGGCGTCATCACTCATGGACCACGACGCTAGTCCGATCGCCGATGGGGCGGACCGTTTGGACGGATCCGTGTGAGTTGTTCTACCCGGTTCAGTGGGTGGCGAGTAGCTCCATGAGGTGTGCTTCGACGAGGGAGGGGCGGACCTGTCGTCGGCCGGGTCGGGGTGGTCGGACGTCGATGACGTGGCTGATCGTCGCCCATGAGCGGCGTGCGTCGTCGTGGGTGTGGCCGTCTGGGCGTGGGTGATCGCCGGGCCGGGGTGGTGGTCCGTGGATGTCGTTGCGCACGGTGTTCAGGTGGTGTGCGAACCGTCGGGGTATGTCGGGTCGACGGTTGAGGCGTTCGGGGTTGGGTGGCGCCCCGGGTTCAGCGTTCAACCGCCAGAGGCAGCGGCCTTCGTCGGGCCCGGACCGGACGATGCGGGTGGTGTACTGCCCGGGTTGGTCGCCGACCATGCGGTTGTGGCGTGGGCAGGCGGGGGCGAGGTCGTCGATGTCGGTGAGACCACCCTTCGCCCAATCCTTCTGGGCGTGATGCATGTCGACGTGGGTGGCGGGTTGGTCGCATCCTGGTGCCGAGCACACTTCGCCATCGGGGCGGGCAAACGACGCCAGGCGTTGTTCGCGCGTGGCGAGACGTTTCCCCCTACCGAAGTGCAGCGGCACGGTGGTGTGGTCTTTGAAGATCGCCAACCACGGTTGGATGTCGGCGGCCATTGCGATCAGGTCCGGGATGGGCAGCAGGGTGCCGGTGGCGGTGGTCGCGAGGCCGGCTTCACGAATCAGATCAGCGAGGTCGGCTTTGATGATCAGCTGCATCGGCAGCCCACGATGCGTGGTGCCGAGAGTGCCGTCAGCAAATTTGGCGGCCAGTGCGGCGTCGAGGGCGTCGTGATTCGTTTGGGCGGGGGTGCGGCCGTCGCGGTCGGCGGCGGCGGTCAGGGCGTCGGGGTCGGCGGTGGCGGCCGGGCCTTGGGGCGAGTGGGGGTCGTCGGGGTTGTTGAGTCCGGGTTTGCCCCAGACGGCGAACATCATCGTCAGCCGGGCGTGGAGTTCGGGAGTTAGGGTGCCGGAGATGGTGGCGGTGCCATCGGCGCGTTGCCGGCCGATCCACAGGCCGCGGCGTCGTTTCTGGTCCGAATCGTCGGCGAGGGTGCCGTCGGGGTCGAGGTGAGCGAGCAGCCGGGCACCGAGTTGGGTGATGTCAGCAGGCGTGTGGTCGACGGCGATCTCGGCCATCTGTCGTTCGGCGGCGACCTTGATGTCGTGGTCGACGGCTACCGGGATGCGGTCGAGGACATCCAGGGTGGCCTGCACGTGCCCGGAGCCAACAGCTCCCACAGCGAACGCCTCGGCCAGCGTGGGGTGTTCGGGCTCCAGAATGTCGCCGCCCAGGCTGGTCCGGTGGGAGGTGGCATCCATCTGTATTCGGCGCCGCACCGGGTTGGACACCCGCAGCCGGTGGGTCATGAACTGCATGAGTGTCCTGCAGCCTGCCTTGCGGGGGAGGTCGCGGGCCTCGACCTGATCGATCTGCCGGTCACCGGCCACGGTCAGCCGGGCGATCGCTTTCTCGGTGTCGGCCGCCAGATCGGCCAACTCGGTATCGGTGCACGGCGCCAGGTCCACGGTCTGTAGTTCGTCGAGGATGCGGTGGAGGTCGGCCACCAGCTCGACGGCACGTGGTTGCGCCGTGGTGGTTTCGTCAGACATGGTCACCTCCCCCGAGTACCGTTGCTGCGAATGTACGTTCGAGTGTACACGGCCATCGGTCGCCGTCAATACCAAAAATGTTGTCGTGCAACAGAACTGAGCGCCTACATCTTGTCGGTGTCGTGTGATAGGCGTCCGCCGCGTGTCGTGGCCGTGCTCGCCGTGTACCGGGCCGTACCCGGATGCACCCTGCTGCTCGTTGGTGTGCGACGGTCGCAGTCAAGCGAGGGCCAGATCTACCGAGGCCCGGCAGCGGCCCGGGTGGTCCCCATTCGCCTCCTGTGGTCTCGTCGGCCGGCGGTTTCCGCGATACCCGGCTGCTGTCGGGCACAACGCGGGCGCCGCGTCGCGGGTCCCAGCGCCCGGTGGGGGCGCATCCCGGGCCGTCGGCGGCCCGTTCGCTCTCGGCGTAGACGGCGGGGAACACAGCCCCGGCCTGCGCAGTTGTACTGGGCACATCCCCGCCGCAACGGGGGATCCATGCACTCTGCGCAGGCGTTAACTGCAGGTGCACCCCAGACGACCTCTAGAGTGGAAGCAGGCTGGTCGTCGTCTATCCGCACCGGTTGTCCTCCGGGACCTCCGAGGTGGTCTCCGCGGCGGCCGGGGCGCTAGCAATGTGAGGGAGAACAATGTTCGAACGGTTCACCGACCGCGCGCGTCGGGTTGTGGTTCTGGCCCAAGAAGAAGCGCGCATGCTCAACCACAACTACATCGGTACCGAG
The genomic region above belongs to Gordonia hongkongensis and contains:
- a CDS encoding HNH endonuclease signature motif containing protein — encoded protein: MSDETTTAQPRAVELVADLHRILDELQTVDLAPCTDTELADLAADTEKAIARLTVAGDRQIDQVEARDLPRKAGCRTLMQFMTHRLRVSNPVRRRIQMDATSHRTSLGGDILEPEHPTLAEAFAVGAVGSGHVQATLDVLDRIPVAVDHDIKVAAERQMAEIAVDHTPADITQLGARLLAHLDPDGTLADDSDQKRRRGLWIGRQRADGTATISGTLTPELHARLTMMFAVWGKPGLNNPDDPHSPQGPAATADPDALTAAADRDGRTPAQTNHDALDAALAAKFADGTLGTTHRGLPMQLIIKADLADLIREAGLATTATGTLLPIPDLIAMAADIQPWLAIFKDHTTVPLHFGRGKRLATREQRLASFARPDGEVCSAPGCDQPATHVDMHHAQKDWAKGGLTDIDDLAPACPRHNRMVGDQPGQYTTRIVRSGPDEGRCLWRLNAEPGAPPNPERLNRRPDIPRRFAHHLNTVRNDIHGPPPRPGDHPRPDGHTHDDARRSWATISHVIDVRPPRPGRRQVRPSLVEAHLMELLATH